One Algoriphagus sp. Y33 genomic window, GGAAAAAATCACTCCTGATCAGCTGCAGGATGCATCATTTTCTGAGATAGCGGCCCTCGCTACTTCGGCTGCCTTTGCACCAAATCCCCAAAATCCTCCCTTCTATCTGGACCTACCCCCAAAGGACGGGGCGCCCAGACAGGAAATTATCAATAAGATCATCGCAAGCCGGACACTCACTACTATTGATCAATATATCCCCAACCTGAAAAGGCTAAAAGCCATAGGAATAGATGCCGGCACAGCCGATAGAGGTATCAGCGCGGCCACCAAAAAGCTGCACGAGGTATTGGATGCTTACCGGATTGAGCACCTTTATGAAAGCTACGAAGGAGACCACCTCAACCGGATCGCGGAACGCATTGAAAGAGCAAAGCCTTGCCTTTCTTTTCAGAACACCTTGTTTTTCAGAAAAGCACTGTAAGCGAAATCATCGAAAATGGAGGTACGGGTCAGTATCCTGCATTGATGACTTCGGAGACCAGCCTGCCCACGCATACAATCTTTAGGCCCCAGAACATCGAGGCTTTTGGCGGAGTACACAAGCTTCCTATTATTGCTTGGGGCAATGGTGCCTGCTACGATTCCCCTTGGGAGCATGTCAACTTCCTGAATGAAATAGCTTCCCATGGTTTTCTTGTCGTCGCAATCGGTACGATGCCCAAACAGACCGATATTCGTTCCAAGTCGCAAAAACTACTGGATGCAATAGATTGGGCCATTGCACAAAATAATGATCCCAACAGCCCCTATTATCAAAAGATCGACACCGACCACATTGCAGTGAGCGGTATGTCTTGCGGAGGCCTGCAGACTATTGAAGTCGCCGATGATCCCAGAATCACCACAGTTGGCATATTCAACAGTGGCGTATTGGGGAATCCCGGAGGTGGAATGGCTGGCATGCCAAAAGTCAGCAAGGAACAATTGCAAAGAATCAAAGTTCCTACCCTCTATTTGCTGGGCGGAGAATCAGACATCGCTTATGGAAATGGAATGGATGATTTTAGCCGTATCAATCATATTCCTGTATTTGTGGGCAATCTGGATGTGGGACATGGGGGCACCTATGGACAGCCACATGGCGGAGAGTTTGCCCGGGTAGCTCTGAACTGGTATCAATGGCAACTTAAAGGAGATGTGGAAGCAGGAAAGCTTTTCACAGGCAATTCTCCGACATTGGCGAAATCTGCAGGCTGGGTAATAGAAAAGAAAAACATGGATTAAGCTAAAGGGATTCATGGGCATTTCTTCTCTTTTTACAGTCGAATGATCTACTGCATAATAAAGAGGAAATCTCAATCATTAGCAATGATGCACTTGCCAGCTTAACGCTTTTCATAGCATCCAGCAAGCCGGAAAACCTGTCCCGACGCATGACGGGAAAATGGATACGGTGAAGAAATTGGTGATTGGTGTTTTGAATAGGAATCGTAATTGATTGGAAAAGTCAAGTAAAAAAGAATTCTAAAACCCAAGACTATGGCACACAAGGAAAAAGGACAGATAACTGTTTCTGATTATTTTTATAGTGATTTTAGTTTAAAAATTTATTGGACTTATTATCTTTGGTTTTATAAAACCGAATAATTATGGTAACCATTGCATGCGAGTGCCAATGATTACCGAAACTTCACGGTCAACAGTAAGTTAATTTGTCTATACATTGATATCGGCGACTCAAATACCAAGATAATGACCGCTGGAGTGAAGGACTAAACTAAGATTCCTTCCGGCACCGATTTTTCTTCGAAAATATGATTCCCGGCATGCAGTAACGTGTTGCTAAATGGAAATAAGGATCATGCGTCCCTTGCCACATCCTGGCATTAATTTGCTTTCCGGGTATAATTACTTGGAGTCTATCCACTATATATCGTCTATACGGTAATGCCCTGTAGATATTTTCTTTCGCTTCTGTTGTTTATCAGCTCGTGGCAGATGGCCATGGGGCAGAATTCGACTATTGGTACGGAATTTTGGGTCGGATTCATGGAGAATCTTGATATGGAAGATGGTCGTTACAGTGACGTTGTCCTAATCATAACAGCTAATGAAAAGACTTCAGGGGTGATAGAATACCTCGGTCGCTCATCGTCGTTTGATTTGAATACAGGCCAACAGTATGAATTCCGGGTGAATTCAGGTAATCTTAACCTGGTCCACAGAACTTCAGGGAAGGTGGAAAACAAAGGTATTTTTATCAAAGCAACCGGAAAAATTGCGGTCCATGCTTTCAACGAAATGTTCAGAACTACTGATGGTACAGTGGTTTTGCCTGTTGGGGGTTTGGGAAAAGATTATTACATCACCTCGCATCAGGAAGTCAGTCCATTTCCCAGTACCTTACTGGTGGTGGCCTCAGAGGACAATACCAAAATAGAAATCACCACTTCCGTGAATTCGGTCAGCGGCAACAGGGCCGGGGTGCCGTCTATTATTGTACTTAACCGTGGGCAGAGTTACCAGATCAAAGCAGATAAAGATTTGACAGGTTCCAGGGTACGGATAGTAGATGATAATGAGAACGACTGTAAAAAAATTGCTGTATTTGGAGGAAGCATGTGTACTTGGGTGGGAGATTGTGAGGCATGTGACAATCTTTTCCAGCAAGCCTATCCGGTCAGCTCCTGGGGAAAACACTTCGTACATATCGCATTGCAAGAGAGGACTTCAGGAGAGTTGGTTAAAGTACTGGCTTCGGAGGACGACACTGAAGTCAGTCTTAATGGAATACCTCAAGGGACCATTCAGAAGGGGCAATTTCTGACAATCAATTTCCGTGCGGACGAATCGGGAAAAATTGAAACATCCAAGCCCTCATCTGTCACCGTGTTTTCGAGAGGTGTAGGATGTAACGATAGTAATATTCCGGGACTTTCTGACATCGGGGATCCTTTTATGATCACCTACAGTCCGATTGAGCAATTTCTAAAAGACCTGGTTTTCAATTCCTTCCAAATGGCTAACATTAGCAACCATTATGTCAACATTGTAGTGGAAGCCGGTACACAGCACAAGACGGCTCTGGATGGCGACAACATCGGAGGATTTTTTGAACCATTGCCTGGCGATACCGATTTTCAGATTGCCAGGATCAGGATATCAGGAGGTGTGCACCATTTGACCAACCCGGATGGCTTTGCCGCATATGTTTATGGTTTTGGATTCCGGGAGTCTTATGGCTATGCTGCCGGGGCAGCATTGGGTAATCTGGACATCGATATCCAATCAGAATACGAATTTGAAGTAAATGGCGACAAAGTGGCCTGTCTTGATCAGGAAGGGGCATGGAGTATCAGTACCGGCACTTCCGATTTTACGTATTTTGTATGGGACTTTGGAGACGGTAGTCCCTCCCAAACAGGTCAACATGCCTCTCATACTTTTACCAAGCCTGGCAAGTATATGATCAGTGTCACCGCATCCACCGGTTCCTGTGAAGACGGGAATGAGGCCACATTTGAAGTGGAAGTAATGAATCCAGAAGCCGAATTGGTCGGGCAGACAACTGTATGTCCCTTTACCGAAGAAGTAATGTACCGGTTGGTGGACAAGCAGGATATCACCGACACTAAATTTGAAGCTATTGGAGGGGAAATCCTGGAAAGCTACTTAGACTCTGTCTTGGTCAGGTGGGGTCCAACCAATCCCGACTCAAAGCTCATCATGACACCCTATACTGAAAATGGC contains:
- a CDS encoding alpha/beta hydrolase, with product MPFFSEHLVFQKSTVSEIIENGGTGQYPALMTSETSLPTHTIFRPQNIEAFGGVHKLPIIAWGNGACYDSPWEHVNFLNEIASHGFLVVAIGTMPKQTDIRSKSQKLLDAIDWAIAQNNDPNSPYYQKIDTDHIAVSGMSCGGLQTIEVADDPRITTVGIFNSGVLGNPGGGMAGMPKVSKEQLQRIKVPTLYLLGGESDIAYGNGMDDFSRINHIPVFVGNLDVGHGGTYGQPHGGEFARVALNWYQWQLKGDVEAGKLFTGNSPTLAKSAGWVIEKKNMD
- a CDS encoding PKD domain-containing protein, whose amino-acid sequence is MGQNSTIGTEFWVGFMENLDMEDGRYSDVVLIITANEKTSGVIEYLGRSSSFDLNTGQQYEFRVNSGNLNLVHRTSGKVENKGIFIKATGKIAVHAFNEMFRTTDGTVVLPVGGLGKDYYITSHQEVSPFPSTLLVVASEDNTKIEITTSVNSVSGNRAGVPSIIVLNRGQSYQIKADKDLTGSRVRIVDDNENDCKKIAVFGGSMCTWVGDCEACDNLFQQAYPVSSWGKHFVHIALQERTSGELVKVLASEDDTEVSLNGIPQGTIQKGQFLTINFRADESGKIETSKPSSVTVFSRGVGCNDSNIPGLSDIGDPFMITYSPIEQFLKDLVFNSFQMANISNHYVNIVVEAGTQHKTALDGDNIGGFFEPLPGDTDFQIARIRISGGVHHLTNPDGFAAYVYGFGFRESYGYAAGAALGNLDIDIQSEYEFEVNGDKVACLDQEGAWSISTGTSDFTYFVWDFGDGSPSQTGQHASHTFTKPGKYMISVTASTGSCEDGNEATFEVEVMNPEAELVGQTTVCPFTEEVMYRLVDKQDITDTKFEAIGGEILESYLDSVLVRWGPTNPDSKLIMTPYTENGCPGRPVELEVKIDSDLQALRPIGPEEVCFDPGLAHTYSVEAHVQGRAYEWTVTGGKLVSGQGSHEIQVIWDQPGIQATISYTVYGTENPSCVGISTEININVAEPLANVQVTNVACASESSGTIELKLLGDHSPYTYEWQHDPNLDGPIAENLSAGFYSVTIRNQKGCSQVIKAIEVSETVPIIRMPTGFDPRQAPGIYEGVSHCEVSFELWIYDRWGALVYYGDTGWDGSINGKEAPIGSYVYMVKYYYTLDKKTQREEKKGTFVLIR